One Homo sapiens chromosome 3, GRCh38.p14 Primary Assembly genomic window carries:
- the ATRIP gene encoding ATR-interacting protein isoform 2 (isoform 2 is encoded by transcript variant 2), with the protein MAGTSAPGSKRRSEPPAPRPGPPPGTGHPPSKRARGFSAAAAPDPDDPFGAHGDFTADDLEELDTLASQALSQCPAAARDVSSDHKVHRLLDGMSKNPSGKNRETVPIKDNFELEVLQAQYKELKEKMKVMEEEVLIKNGEIKILRDSLHQTESVLEEQRRSHFLLEQEKTQALSDKEKEFSKKLQSLQSELQFKDAEMNELRTKLQTSERANKLAAPSVSHVSPRKNPSVVIKPEACSPQFGKTSFPTKESFSANMSLPHPCQTESGYKPLVGREDSKPHSLRGDSIKQEEAQKSFVDSWRQRSNTQGSILINLLLKQPLIPGSSLSLCHLLSSSSESPAGTPLQPPGFGSTLAGMSGLRTTGSYDGSFSLSALREAQNLAFTGLNLVARNECSRDGDPAEGGRRAFPLCQLPGAVHFLPLVQFFIGLHCQALQDLAAAKRSGAPGDSPTHSSCVSSGVETNPEDSVCILEGFSVTALSILQHLVCHSGAVVSLLLSGVGADSAAGEGNRSLVHRLSDGDMTSALRGVADDQGQHPLLKMLLHLLAFSSAATGHLQASVLTQCLKVLVKLAENTSCDFLPRFQCVFQVLPKCLSPETPLPSVLLAVELLSLLADHDQLAPQLCSHSEGCLLLLLYMYITSRPDRVALETQWLQLEQEVVRALTVMLHRQWLTVRRAGGPPRTDQQRRTVRCLRDTVLLLHGLSQKDKLFMMHCVEVLHQFDQVMPGVSMLIRGLPDVTDCEEAALDDLCAAETDVEDPEVECG; encoded by the exons ATGGCGGGGACCTCCGCGCCAGGCAGCAAGAGGCGGAGCGAGCCCCCGGCGCCTCGCCCCGGCCCGCCGCCGGGCACCGGGCACCCCCCGAGCAAGCGGGCCCGGGGCTTCTCCGCAGCCGCTGCCCCGGACCCTGACGACCCGTTCGGCGCGCATGGGGACTTCACTGCCGACGACCTGGAGGAGCTTGACACCCTCGCGTCACAGGCCCTGAGCCAATGTCCGGCCGCGGCTCGGGACGTGTCCA GTGATCATAAGGTCCACAGATTATTAGATGGCATGTCAAAAAATCCTTCAGGGAAAAACAGAGAAACTGTTCCAATTAAAGATAATTTCGAATTAGAGGTACTTCAGGCACaatacaaagaacttaaagaaaag ATGAAAGTAATGGAAGAAGAAGTTCTCATTAAGaatggagaaattaaaattttgcGAGACTCACTACATCAGACGGAATCCGTTCTAGAGGAACAGAGAAGATCACATTTTCTTCTTGAGCAAGAGAAAACCCAAGCACTCAGTGACAAGGAAAAGGAATTCTCCAAAAAG CTCCAATCATTGCAGTCTGAACTCCAGTTTAAAGATGCAGAGATGAATGAATTAAGGACAAAGCTCCAGACCAGTGAACGAGCAAATAAACTGGCTGCTCCCTCTGTTTCCCATGTCAG TCCTAGGAAAAACCCTTCTGTGGTTATAAAGCCAGAAGCATGTTCTCCACAATTTGGAAAAACATCTTTTCCTACAAAGGAGTCTTTTAGTGCTAACAtgtcccttccccacccctgccAGACGGAGTCAGGATACAAGCCTCTGGTGGGCAGAGAGG ATAGTAAGCCCCACAGTCTGAGAGGTGACTCCATAAAACAAGAAGAGGCCCAGAAAAGCTTTGTTGACAGCTGGAGACAGAGATCAAACACTCAAG GTTCCATTTTGATAAACCTGCTCCTGAAGCAGCCTTTGATCCCAGGGTCATCCCTAAGCCTTTGCCACCTCCTGAGTAGTAGTTCTGAGTCTCCTGCTGGCACCCCCCTGCAGCCACCAGGGTTTGGCAG TACCTTGGCTGGAATGTCAGGCCTCAGGACCACAGGTTCTTATGATGGGTCATTTTCCCTCTCAGCCCTGAGAGAAGCACAGAACCTGGCATTCACTGGACTGAATCTGGTTGCCCGGAATGAGTGCTCACGTGATGGAGACCCagcagagggaggcagaagggccTTCCCACTCTGCCAGCTTCCTGGAGCCGTGCATTTCCTCCCCCTTGTACAGTTCTTCATCGGCTTACACTGCCAGGCCCTGCAGGACTTGGCAGCTGCTAAGAGAAGCGGAGCACCTGGGGACTCACCGACACATTCCTCCTGCGTGAGCTCTGGGGTAGAGACCAACCCTGAGGACTCAGTGTGCATCCTGGAAGGCTTCTCTGTGACTGCACTTAGCATTCTTCAGCACCTGGTGTGCCACAGCGGAGCAGTCGTCTCCCTATTACTGTCAGGAGTGGGGGCAGATTCTGCTGCTGGGGAAGGAAACAGGAGCCTGGTTCACAGGCTTAGTGATGGAGATATGACCTCAGCCCTAAGGGGGGTTGCTGATGACCAAGGACAGCACCCACTGTTGAAGATGCTTCTTCACCTGTTGGCTTTCTCTTCTGCAGCAACAGGTCACCTTCAAGCCAGTGTCCTGACCCAGTGCCTTAAGGTTTTGGTGAAATTAGCCGAAAACACTTCCTGTGATTTCTTGCCCAG GTTCCAGTGTGTGTTCCAAGTGCTGCCAAAGTGCCTCAGCCCAGAGACACCCCTGCCTAGCGTGCTGCTGGCTGTTGAGCTCCTCTCCCTGCTGGCGGACCACGACCAGCTGGCACCTCAGCTCTGTTCCCACTCAG AAggctgcctcctgctgctgctgtacaTGTACATCACATCACGGCCTGACAGAGTGGCCTTGGAGACACAATGGCTCCAGCTGGAACAAGAG GTGGTCAGAGCGCTCACGGTGATGTTGCACAGACAGTGGCTGACAGTGCGGAGGGCAGGGGGACCCCCAAGGACCGACCAGCAGAGGCGGACAGTGCGCTGTCTGCGGGACACGGTGCTGCTGCTGCACGGCCTATCGCAGAAGGACAAGCTCTTCATGATGCACTGCGTGGAGGTCCTGCATCAGTTTGACCAGGTGATGCCGGGGGTCAGCATGCTCATCCGAGGGCTTCCTGATGTGACGGACTGTGAAG AGGCAGCCCTGGATGACCTCTGTGCCGCGGAAACCGATGTGGAAGACCCCGAGGTGGAGTGTGGCTGA
- the ATRIP gene encoding ATR-interacting protein isoform 1 (isoform 1 is encoded by transcript variant 1), with the protein MAGTSAPGSKRRSEPPAPRPGPPPGTGHPPSKRARGFSAAAAPDPDDPFGAHGDFTADDLEELDTLASQALSQCPAAARDVSSDHKVHRLLDGMSKNPSGKNRETVPIKDNFELEVLQAQYKELKEKMKVMEEEVLIKNGEIKILRDSLHQTESVLEEQRRSHFLLEQEKTQALSDKEKEFSKKLQSLQSELQFKDAEMNELRTKLQTSERANKLAAPSVSHVSPRKNPSVVIKPEACSPQFGKTSFPTKESFSANMSLPHPCQTESGYKPLVGREDSKPHSLRGDSIKQEEAQKSFVDSWRQRSNTQGSILINLLLKQPLIPGSSLSLCHLLSSSSESPAGTPLQPPGFGSTLAGMSGLRTTGSYDGSFSLSALREAQNLAFTGLNLVARNECSRDGDPAEGGRRAFPLCQLPGAVHFLPLVQFFIGLHCQALQDLAAAKRSGAPGDSPTHSSCVSSGVETNPEDSVCILEGFSVTALSILQHLVCHSGAVVSLLLSGVGADSAAGEGNRSLVHRLSDGDMTSALRGVADDQGQHPLLKMLLHLLAFSSAATGHLQASVLTQCLKVLVKLAENTSCDFLPRFQCVFQVLPKCLSPETPLPSVLLAVELLSLLADHDQLAPQLCSHSEGCLLLLLYMYITSRPDRVALETQWLQLEQEVVWLLAKLGVQSPLPPVTGSNCQCNVEVVRALTVMLHRQWLTVRRAGGPPRTDQQRRTVRCLRDTVLLLHGLSQKDKLFMMHCVEVLHQFDQVMPGVSMLIRGLPDVTDCEEAALDDLCAAETDVEDPEVECG; encoded by the exons ATGGCGGGGACCTCCGCGCCAGGCAGCAAGAGGCGGAGCGAGCCCCCGGCGCCTCGCCCCGGCCCGCCGCCGGGCACCGGGCACCCCCCGAGCAAGCGGGCCCGGGGCTTCTCCGCAGCCGCTGCCCCGGACCCTGACGACCCGTTCGGCGCGCATGGGGACTTCACTGCCGACGACCTGGAGGAGCTTGACACCCTCGCGTCACAGGCCCTGAGCCAATGTCCGGCCGCGGCTCGGGACGTGTCCA GTGATCATAAGGTCCACAGATTATTAGATGGCATGTCAAAAAATCCTTCAGGGAAAAACAGAGAAACTGTTCCAATTAAAGATAATTTCGAATTAGAGGTACTTCAGGCACaatacaaagaacttaaagaaaag ATGAAAGTAATGGAAGAAGAAGTTCTCATTAAGaatggagaaattaaaattttgcGAGACTCACTACATCAGACGGAATCCGTTCTAGAGGAACAGAGAAGATCACATTTTCTTCTTGAGCAAGAGAAAACCCAAGCACTCAGTGACAAGGAAAAGGAATTCTCCAAAAAG CTCCAATCATTGCAGTCTGAACTCCAGTTTAAAGATGCAGAGATGAATGAATTAAGGACAAAGCTCCAGACCAGTGAACGAGCAAATAAACTGGCTGCTCCCTCTGTTTCCCATGTCAG TCCTAGGAAAAACCCTTCTGTGGTTATAAAGCCAGAAGCATGTTCTCCACAATTTGGAAAAACATCTTTTCCTACAAAGGAGTCTTTTAGTGCTAACAtgtcccttccccacccctgccAGACGGAGTCAGGATACAAGCCTCTGGTGGGCAGAGAGG ATAGTAAGCCCCACAGTCTGAGAGGTGACTCCATAAAACAAGAAGAGGCCCAGAAAAGCTTTGTTGACAGCTGGAGACAGAGATCAAACACTCAAG GTTCCATTTTGATAAACCTGCTCCTGAAGCAGCCTTTGATCCCAGGGTCATCCCTAAGCCTTTGCCACCTCCTGAGTAGTAGTTCTGAGTCTCCTGCTGGCACCCCCCTGCAGCCACCAGGGTTTGGCAG TACCTTGGCTGGAATGTCAGGCCTCAGGACCACAGGTTCTTATGATGGGTCATTTTCCCTCTCAGCCCTGAGAGAAGCACAGAACCTGGCATTCACTGGACTGAATCTGGTTGCCCGGAATGAGTGCTCACGTGATGGAGACCCagcagagggaggcagaagggccTTCCCACTCTGCCAGCTTCCTGGAGCCGTGCATTTCCTCCCCCTTGTACAGTTCTTCATCGGCTTACACTGCCAGGCCCTGCAGGACTTGGCAGCTGCTAAGAGAAGCGGAGCACCTGGGGACTCACCGACACATTCCTCCTGCGTGAGCTCTGGGGTAGAGACCAACCCTGAGGACTCAGTGTGCATCCTGGAAGGCTTCTCTGTGACTGCACTTAGCATTCTTCAGCACCTGGTGTGCCACAGCGGAGCAGTCGTCTCCCTATTACTGTCAGGAGTGGGGGCAGATTCTGCTGCTGGGGAAGGAAACAGGAGCCTGGTTCACAGGCTTAGTGATGGAGATATGACCTCAGCCCTAAGGGGGGTTGCTGATGACCAAGGACAGCACCCACTGTTGAAGATGCTTCTTCACCTGTTGGCTTTCTCTTCTGCAGCAACAGGTCACCTTCAAGCCAGTGTCCTGACCCAGTGCCTTAAGGTTTTGGTGAAATTAGCCGAAAACACTTCCTGTGATTTCTTGCCCAG GTTCCAGTGTGTGTTCCAAGTGCTGCCAAAGTGCCTCAGCCCAGAGACACCCCTGCCTAGCGTGCTGCTGGCTGTTGAGCTCCTCTCCCTGCTGGCGGACCACGACCAGCTGGCACCTCAGCTCTGTTCCCACTCAG AAggctgcctcctgctgctgctgtacaTGTACATCACATCACGGCCTGACAGAGTGGCCTTGGAGACACAATGGCTCCAGCTGGAACAAGAG GTGGTGTGGCTCCTGGCTAAGCTTGGTGTGCAGAGCCCCTTGCCCCCAGTCACTGGCTCCAACTGCCAGTGTAATGTGGAG GTGGTCAGAGCGCTCACGGTGATGTTGCACAGACAGTGGCTGACAGTGCGGAGGGCAGGGGGACCCCCAAGGACCGACCAGCAGAGGCGGACAGTGCGCTGTCTGCGGGACACGGTGCTGCTGCTGCACGGCCTATCGCAGAAGGACAAGCTCTTCATGATGCACTGCGTGGAGGTCCTGCATCAGTTTGACCAGGTGATGCCGGGGGTCAGCATGCTCATCCGAGGGCTTCCTGATGTGACGGACTGTGAAG AGGCAGCCCTGGATGACCTCTGTGCCGCGGAAACCGATGTGGAAGACCCCGAGGTGGAGTGTGGCTGA
- the ATRIP gene encoding ATR-interacting protein isoform 4 (isoform 4 is encoded by transcript variant 4) codes for MSKNPSGKNRETVPIKDNFELEVLQAQYKELKEKMKVMEEEVLIKNGEIKILRDSLHQTESVLEEQRRSHFLLEQEKTQALSDKEKEFSKKLQSLQSELQFKDAEMNELRTKLQTSERANKLAAPSVSHVSPRKNPSVVIKPEACSPQFGKTSFPTKESFSANMSLPHPCQTESGYKPLVGREDSKPHSLRGDSIKQEEAQKSFVDSWRQRSNTQGSILINLLLKQPLIPGSSLSLCHLLSSSSESPAGTPLQPPGFGSTLAGMSGLRTTGSYDGSFSLSALREAQNLAFTGLNLVARNECSRDGDPAEGGRRAFPLCQLPGAVHFLPLVQFFIGLHCQALQDLAAAKRSGAPGDSPTHSSCVSSGVETNPEDSVCILEGFSVTALSILQHLVCHSGAVVSLLLSGVGADSAAGEGNRSLVHRLSDGDMTSALRGVADDQGQHPLLKMLLHLLAFSSAATGHLQASVLTQCLKVLVKLAENTSCDFLPRFQCVFQVLPKCLSPETPLPSVLLAVELLSLLADHDQLAPQLCSHSEGCLLLLLYMYITSRPDRVALETQWLQLEQEVVWLLAKLGVQSPLPPVTGSNCQCNVEVVRALTVMLHRQWLTVRRAGGPPRTDQQRRTVRCLRDTVLLLHGLSQKDKLFMMHCVEVLHQFDQVMPGVSMLIRGLPDVTDCEEAALDDLCAAETDVEDPEVECG; via the exons ATGTCAAAAAATCCTTCAGGGAAAAACAGAGAAACTGTTCCAATTAAAGATAATTTCGAATTAGAGGTACTTCAGGCACaatacaaagaacttaaagaaaag ATGAAAGTAATGGAAGAAGAAGTTCTCATTAAGaatggagaaattaaaattttgcGAGACTCACTACATCAGACGGAATCCGTTCTAGAGGAACAGAGAAGATCACATTTTCTTCTTGAGCAAGAGAAAACCCAAGCACTCAGTGACAAGGAAAAGGAATTCTCCAAAAAG CTCCAATCATTGCAGTCTGAACTCCAGTTTAAAGATGCAGAGATGAATGAATTAAGGACAAAGCTCCAGACCAGTGAACGAGCAAATAAACTGGCTGCTCCCTCTGTTTCCCATGTCAG TCCTAGGAAAAACCCTTCTGTGGTTATAAAGCCAGAAGCATGTTCTCCACAATTTGGAAAAACATCTTTTCCTACAAAGGAGTCTTTTAGTGCTAACAtgtcccttccccacccctgccAGACGGAGTCAGGATACAAGCCTCTGGTGGGCAGAGAGG ATAGTAAGCCCCACAGTCTGAGAGGTGACTCCATAAAACAAGAAGAGGCCCAGAAAAGCTTTGTTGACAGCTGGAGACAGAGATCAAACACTCAAG GTTCCATTTTGATAAACCTGCTCCTGAAGCAGCCTTTGATCCCAGGGTCATCCCTAAGCCTTTGCCACCTCCTGAGTAGTAGTTCTGAGTCTCCTGCTGGCACCCCCCTGCAGCCACCAGGGTTTGGCAG TACCTTGGCTGGAATGTCAGGCCTCAGGACCACAGGTTCTTATGATGGGTCATTTTCCCTCTCAGCCCTGAGAGAAGCACAGAACCTGGCATTCACTGGACTGAATCTGGTTGCCCGGAATGAGTGCTCACGTGATGGAGACCCagcagagggaggcagaagggccTTCCCACTCTGCCAGCTTCCTGGAGCCGTGCATTTCCTCCCCCTTGTACAGTTCTTCATCGGCTTACACTGCCAGGCCCTGCAGGACTTGGCAGCTGCTAAGAGAAGCGGAGCACCTGGGGACTCACCGACACATTCCTCCTGCGTGAGCTCTGGGGTAGAGACCAACCCTGAGGACTCAGTGTGCATCCTGGAAGGCTTCTCTGTGACTGCACTTAGCATTCTTCAGCACCTGGTGTGCCACAGCGGAGCAGTCGTCTCCCTATTACTGTCAGGAGTGGGGGCAGATTCTGCTGCTGGGGAAGGAAACAGGAGCCTGGTTCACAGGCTTAGTGATGGAGATATGACCTCAGCCCTAAGGGGGGTTGCTGATGACCAAGGACAGCACCCACTGTTGAAGATGCTTCTTCACCTGTTGGCTTTCTCTTCTGCAGCAACAGGTCACCTTCAAGCCAGTGTCCTGACCCAGTGCCTTAAGGTTTTGGTGAAATTAGCCGAAAACACTTCCTGTGATTTCTTGCCCAG GTTCCAGTGTGTGTTCCAAGTGCTGCCAAAGTGCCTCAGCCCAGAGACACCCCTGCCTAGCGTGCTGCTGGCTGTTGAGCTCCTCTCCCTGCTGGCGGACCACGACCAGCTGGCACCTCAGCTCTGTTCCCACTCAG AAggctgcctcctgctgctgctgtacaTGTACATCACATCACGGCCTGACAGAGTGGCCTTGGAGACACAATGGCTCCAGCTGGAACAAGAG GTGGTGTGGCTCCTGGCTAAGCTTGGTGTGCAGAGCCCCTTGCCCCCAGTCACTGGCTCCAACTGCCAGTGTAATGTGGAG GTGGTCAGAGCGCTCACGGTGATGTTGCACAGACAGTGGCTGACAGTGCGGAGGGCAGGGGGACCCCCAAGGACCGACCAGCAGAGGCGGACAGTGCGCTGTCTGCGGGACACGGTGCTGCTGCTGCACGGCCTATCGCAGAAGGACAAGCTCTTCATGATGCACTGCGTGGAGGTCCTGCATCAGTTTGACCAGGTGATGCCGGGGGTCAGCATGCTCATCCGAGGGCTTCCTGATGTGACGGACTGTGAAG AGGCAGCCCTGGATGACCTCTGTGCCGCGGAAACCGATGTGGAAGACCCCGAGGTGGAGTGTGGCTGA
- the ATRIP gene encoding ATR-interacting protein isoform 3 (isoform 3 is encoded by transcript variant 3) has protein sequence MKVMEEEVLIKNGEIKILRDSLHQTESVLEEQRRSHFLLEQEKTQALSDKEKEFSKKLQSLQSELQFKDAEMNELRTKLQTSERANKLAAPSVSHVSPRKNPSVVIKPEACSPQFGKTSFPTKESFSANMSLPHPCQTESGYKPLVGREDSKPHSLRGDSIKQEEAQKSFVDSWRQRSNTQGSILINLLLKQPLIPGSSLSLCHLLSSSSESPAGTPLQPPGFGSTLAGMSGLRTTGSYDGSFSLSALREAQNLAFTGLNLVARNECSRDGDPAEGGRRAFPLCQLPGAVHFLPLVQFFIGLHCQALQDLAAAKRSGAPGDSPTHSSCVSSGVETNPEDSVCILEGFSVTALSILQHLVCHSGAVVSLLLSGVGADSAAGEGNRSLVHRLSDGDMTSALRGVADDQGQHPLLKMLLHLLAFSSAATGHLQASVLTQCLKVLVKLAENTSCDFLPRFQCVFQVLPKCLSPETPLPSVLLAVELLSLLADHDQLAPQLCSHSEGCLLLLLYMYITSRPDRVALETQWLQLEQEVVWLLAKLGVQSPLPPVTGSNCQCNVEVVRALTVMLHRQWLTVRRAGGPPRTDQQRRTVRCLRDTVLLLHGLSQKDKLFMMHCVEVLHQFDQVMPGVSMLIRGLPDVTDCEEAALDDLCAAETDVEDPEVECG, from the exons ATGAAAGTAATGGAAGAAGAAGTTCTCATTAAGaatggagaaattaaaattttgcGAGACTCACTACATCAGACGGAATCCGTTCTAGAGGAACAGAGAAGATCACATTTTCTTCTTGAGCAAGAGAAAACCCAAGCACTCAGTGACAAGGAAAAGGAATTCTCCAAAAAG CTCCAATCATTGCAGTCTGAACTCCAGTTTAAAGATGCAGAGATGAATGAATTAAGGACAAAGCTCCAGACCAGTGAACGAGCAAATAAACTGGCTGCTCCCTCTGTTTCCCATGTCAG TCCTAGGAAAAACCCTTCTGTGGTTATAAAGCCAGAAGCATGTTCTCCACAATTTGGAAAAACATCTTTTCCTACAAAGGAGTCTTTTAGTGCTAACAtgtcccttccccacccctgccAGACGGAGTCAGGATACAAGCCTCTGGTGGGCAGAGAGG ATAGTAAGCCCCACAGTCTGAGAGGTGACTCCATAAAACAAGAAGAGGCCCAGAAAAGCTTTGTTGACAGCTGGAGACAGAGATCAAACACTCAAG GTTCCATTTTGATAAACCTGCTCCTGAAGCAGCCTTTGATCCCAGGGTCATCCCTAAGCCTTTGCCACCTCCTGAGTAGTAGTTCTGAGTCTCCTGCTGGCACCCCCCTGCAGCCACCAGGGTTTGGCAG TACCTTGGCTGGAATGTCAGGCCTCAGGACCACAGGTTCTTATGATGGGTCATTTTCCCTCTCAGCCCTGAGAGAAGCACAGAACCTGGCATTCACTGGACTGAATCTGGTTGCCCGGAATGAGTGCTCACGTGATGGAGACCCagcagagggaggcagaagggccTTCCCACTCTGCCAGCTTCCTGGAGCCGTGCATTTCCTCCCCCTTGTACAGTTCTTCATCGGCTTACACTGCCAGGCCCTGCAGGACTTGGCAGCTGCTAAGAGAAGCGGAGCACCTGGGGACTCACCGACACATTCCTCCTGCGTGAGCTCTGGGGTAGAGACCAACCCTGAGGACTCAGTGTGCATCCTGGAAGGCTTCTCTGTGACTGCACTTAGCATTCTTCAGCACCTGGTGTGCCACAGCGGAGCAGTCGTCTCCCTATTACTGTCAGGAGTGGGGGCAGATTCTGCTGCTGGGGAAGGAAACAGGAGCCTGGTTCACAGGCTTAGTGATGGAGATATGACCTCAGCCCTAAGGGGGGTTGCTGATGACCAAGGACAGCACCCACTGTTGAAGATGCTTCTTCACCTGTTGGCTTTCTCTTCTGCAGCAACAGGTCACCTTCAAGCCAGTGTCCTGACCCAGTGCCTTAAGGTTTTGGTGAAATTAGCCGAAAACACTTCCTGTGATTTCTTGCCCAG GTTCCAGTGTGTGTTCCAAGTGCTGCCAAAGTGCCTCAGCCCAGAGACACCCCTGCCTAGCGTGCTGCTGGCTGTTGAGCTCCTCTCCCTGCTGGCGGACCACGACCAGCTGGCACCTCAGCTCTGTTCCCACTCAG AAggctgcctcctgctgctgctgtacaTGTACATCACATCACGGCCTGACAGAGTGGCCTTGGAGACACAATGGCTCCAGCTGGAACAAGAG GTGGTGTGGCTCCTGGCTAAGCTTGGTGTGCAGAGCCCCTTGCCCCCAGTCACTGGCTCCAACTGCCAGTGTAATGTGGAG GTGGTCAGAGCGCTCACGGTGATGTTGCACAGACAGTGGCTGACAGTGCGGAGGGCAGGGGGACCCCCAAGGACCGACCAGCAGAGGCGGACAGTGCGCTGTCTGCGGGACACGGTGCTGCTGCTGCACGGCCTATCGCAGAAGGACAAGCTCTTCATGATGCACTGCGTGGAGGTCCTGCATCAGTTTGACCAGGTGATGCCGGGGGTCAGCATGCTCATCCGAGGGCTTCCTGATGTGACGGACTGTGAAG AGGCAGCCCTGGATGACCTCTGTGCCGCGGAAACCGATGTGGAAGACCCCGAGGTGGAGTGTGGCTGA
- the TREX1 gene encoding three-prime repair exonuclease 1 isoform b (isoform b is encoded by transcript variant 4), translating to MGSQALPPGPMQTLIFFDMEATGLPFSQPKVTELCLLAVHRCALESPPTSQGPPPTVPPPPRVVDKLSLCVAPGKACSPAASEITGLSTAVLAAHGRQCFDDNLANLLLAFLRRQPQPWCLVAHNGDRYDFPLLQAELAMLGLTSALDGAFCVDSITALKALERASSPSEHGPRKSYSLGSIYTRLYGQSPPDSHTAEGDVLALLSICQWRPQALLRWVDAHARPFGTIRPMYGVTASARTKPRPSAVTTTAHLATTRNTSPSLGESRGTKDLPPVKDPGALSREGLLAPLGLLAILTLAVATLYGLSLATPGE from the coding sequence ATGGGCTCGCAGGCCCTGCCCCCGGGGCCCATGCAGACCCTCATCTTTTTCGACATGGAGGCCACTGGCTTGCCCTTCTCCCAGCCCAAGGTCACGGAGCTGTGCCTGCTGGCTGTCCACAGATGTGCCCTGGAGAGCCCCCCCACCTCTCAGGGGCCACCTCCCACAGTTCCTCCACCACCGCGTGTGGTAGACAAGCTCTCCCTGTGTGTGGCTCCGGGGAAGGCCTGCAGCCCTGCAGCCAGCGAGATCACAGGTCTGAGCACAGCTGTGCTGGCAGCGCATGGGCGTCAATGTTTTGATGACAACCTGGCCAACCTGCTCCTAGCCTTCCTGCGGCGCCAGCCACAGCCCTGGTGCCTGGTGGCACACAATGGTGACCGCTACGACTTCCCCCTGCTCCAAGCAGAGCTGGCTATGCTGGGCCTCACCAGTGCTCTGGATGGTGCCTTCTGTGTGGATAGCATCACTGCGCTGAAGGCCCTGGAGCGAGCAAGCAGCCCCTCAGAACACGGCCCAAGGAAGAGCTATAGCCTAGGCAGCATCTACACTCGCCTGTATGGGCAGTCCCCTCCAGACTCGCACACGGCTGAGGGTGATGTCCTGGCCCTGCTCAGCATCTGTCAGTGGAGACCACAGGCCCTGCTGCGGTGGGTGGATGCTCACGCCAGGCCTTTCGGCACCATCAGGCCCATGTATGGGGTCACAGCCTCTGCTAGGACCAAGCCAAGACCATCTGCTGTCACAACCACTGCACACCTGGCCACAACCAGGAACACTAGTCCCAGCCTTGGAGAGAGCAGGGGTACCAAGGATCTTCCTCCAGTGAAGGACCCTGGAGCCCTATCCAGGGAGGGGCTGCTGGCCCCACTGGGTCTGCTGGCCATCCTGACCTTGGCAGTAGCCACACTGTATGGACTATCCCTGGCCACACCTGGGGAGTAG
- the TREX1 gene encoding three-prime repair exonuclease 1 isoform c (isoform c is encoded by transcript variant 5) — translation MQTLIFFDMEATGLPFSQPKVTELCLLAVHRCALESPPTSQGPPPTVPPPPRVVDKLSLCVAPGKACSPAASEITGLSTAVLAAHGRQCFDDNLANLLLAFLRRQPQPWCLVAHNGDRYDFPLLQAELAMLGLTSALDGAFCVDSITALKALERASSPSEHGPRKSYSLGSIYTRLYGQSPPDSHTAEGDVLALLSICQWRPQALLRWVDAHARPFGTIRPMYGVTASARTKPRPSAVTTTAHLATTRNTSPSLGESRGTKDLPPVKDPGALSREGLLAPLGLLAILTLAVATLYGLSLATPGE, via the coding sequence ATGCAGACCCTCATCTTTTTCGACATGGAGGCCACTGGCTTGCCCTTCTCCCAGCCCAAGGTCACGGAGCTGTGCCTGCTGGCTGTCCACAGATGTGCCCTGGAGAGCCCCCCCACCTCTCAGGGGCCACCTCCCACAGTTCCTCCACCACCGCGTGTGGTAGACAAGCTCTCCCTGTGTGTGGCTCCGGGGAAGGCCTGCAGCCCTGCAGCCAGCGAGATCACAGGTCTGAGCACAGCTGTGCTGGCAGCGCATGGGCGTCAATGTTTTGATGACAACCTGGCCAACCTGCTCCTAGCCTTCCTGCGGCGCCAGCCACAGCCCTGGTGCCTGGTGGCACACAATGGTGACCGCTACGACTTCCCCCTGCTCCAAGCAGAGCTGGCTATGCTGGGCCTCACCAGTGCTCTGGATGGTGCCTTCTGTGTGGATAGCATCACTGCGCTGAAGGCCCTGGAGCGAGCAAGCAGCCCCTCAGAACACGGCCCAAGGAAGAGCTATAGCCTAGGCAGCATCTACACTCGCCTGTATGGGCAGTCCCCTCCAGACTCGCACACGGCTGAGGGTGATGTCCTGGCCCTGCTCAGCATCTGTCAGTGGAGACCACAGGCCCTGCTGCGGTGGGTGGATGCTCACGCCAGGCCTTTCGGCACCATCAGGCCCATGTATGGGGTCACAGCCTCTGCTAGGACCAAGCCAAGACCATCTGCTGTCACAACCACTGCACACCTGGCCACAACCAGGAACACTAGTCCCAGCCTTGGAGAGAGCAGGGGTACCAAGGATCTTCCTCCAGTGAAGGACCCTGGAGCCCTATCCAGGGAGGGGCTGCTGGCCCCACTGGGTCTGCTGGCCATCCTGACCTTGGCAGTAGCCACACTGTATGGACTATCCCTGGCCACACCTGGGGAGTAG